A stretch of DNA from Deltaproteobacteria bacterium:
TGACCGAGAAGTCGGAGCCAAGGTGCTCGGTGAATGTTACAGAAGAAGCCGAGACACCTCTTTCTCTCTTGGAACCAGGTCTTCTTTCCTCCACAAAATCGTGGCAATTTTCCCTCCGCTAGCTCACAAGGACAAGGAACAGGCTCGAGATCTTTTCAACACCTTCAAAGAGCGCTGGGGCATGGTGTCTATCTTTCAGGAGCTCGGTCTGCCCGAGAAGAGTCTCGAGGAAAAGAGGACTGATGAGCTATTCGAGCTTTTCCTGTCAGCTGCAGCTGCAGTGCATGACGAGAAACAATTCTTCCCAGAGGCGGTTGAGGGGGATGTTAGAAAACCTGCCAAAACAATGATTGAAGCCCCCAAACAAAAGAGCCTCAAGGATCGTATCGAGGAGGCAAAGGAAAACCCCAGATTTCCGCCACAAGTACTTGCGCTCATAGAAAAAAACAAACTCAATGCAGTAGGACACAGTGGGGCAAAGTATAGCGAACTCATTGAAACCTTGCTGGCCGTGCCCTGGGGCAAGATACACAAGATTGAAGTCTCGCCGGAGCAGTTCGAGAAAGGCCTCAATGAAAGCCACTATGGCCTCAAGCGCCCCAAAGAGATTGTCTGCGATTTTTTCACCAATCTCATCTGGCGCTATCGCTCATTCCGGCAGAGCGAAGTCCAATCATGGCACCGCATGGGAAGCGCCTTCCTCTTTGTGGGCCCCCCTGGTGTGGGCAAGACCTCCCTGGCCATCTCCATAGCTCAGAACCTGGGCATCCCCTACCACAAGTTCTCATTGGGAGGCATGCGCGACGAGGCCGACCTCAGGGGGCACGGCTTCACCTACGAGGGCTCCAAGCCGGGCGCCATTGTTCAGGGATTGATAAAAATGGGGGCAATGAATGGCATGTTCATTCTGGATGAGGCTGACAAGACCGAAAAATTCGCTATTGCCACCCTGCTGGAAATACTGGACCCTGAACAGAACCATCTCTTTCACGACAAGTACACCCAGACTACCGTGGACATAGATATTTCCAACTGCCACTTCATTCTCACCGCCAACACCCTGGAAACGGTGCCAGCTCCGGTGGCAGATCGCTGCGAGGTAGTCTTTCTCAATCGCTACGGTGTGGAAGAGAAGGTCGCCATTGCCAGACAGTTCTTGATCCAGCGGATTCGCTCCAAGCACAAGATCTCCGAGGCTGAAATTTATTTCGCCAAGGAGCAGGAACAAGAGCTGCTCAAGTATCTCATCAAGAACTACACTTACGAAGCGGGAGTCAGACAGCTGGAAAGGACAATCCGCACCCTGTTCCTCCGGTTGCAGCGCAAGGAAATTCTCGCCGGAGGCAAAAAGAGCGTCCAGATTACCCGGCAGAAAATCAAGGCTCTCCTGGAGGAACCGCTGCGGCCCAGACAGATAAACGATGAGGATCGCATTGGCGAGGTGCTGGCCCTGGGTGTGAATCTGGAGAGAGGTGTTGGCACCATCATTCCAATTCAGGCAACTCCCATTCGGGCAGCCTCTGAGCAGGGA
This window harbors:
- a CDS encoding AAA family ATPase, giving the protein MLTMQFDRRILATLPFPDDETVKRIGHILSSIVEARVMPYFKKRRGTDSIVIARLLDRLTIRRFEDEQGRVQLVSMIFKENANWQLAIHESIFDYLAFVIPSDPEARLGDGTLEERKMLAFVEFVLRHDIEHMLYPDHGEKEIVHADMDFAMARRSTDPTFYNMLRQALADEMNGIEGEFYLSLLDRGERQQSPDAAISRILDELIKSVSDLPASLFQKIYSRLDREVGAKVLGECYRRSRDTSFSLGTRSSFLHKIVAIFPPLAHKDKEQARDLFNTFKERWGMVSIFQELGLPEKSLEEKRTDELFELFLSAAAAVHDEKQFFPEAVEGDVRKPAKTMIEAPKQKSLKDRIEEAKENPRFPPQVLALIEKNKLNAVGHSGAKYSELIETLLAVPWGKIHKIEVSPEQFEKGLNESHYGLKRPKEIVCDFFTNLIWRYRSFRQSEVQSWHRMGSAFLFVGPPGVGKTSLAISIAQNLGIPYHKFSLGGMRDEADLRGHGFTYEGSKPGAIVQGLIKMGAMNGMFILDEADKTEKFAIATLLEILDPEQNHLFHDKYTQTTVDIDISNCHFILTANTLETVPAPVADRCEVVFLNRYGVEEKVAIARQFLIQRIRSKHKISEAEIYFAKEQEQELLKYLIKNYTYEAGVRQLERTIRTLFLRLQRKEILAGGKKSVQITRQKIKALLEEPLRPRQINDEDRIGEVLALGVNLERGVGTIIPIQATPIRAASEQGQQWRGPLSLVHATGNIEKVMDESRKVATTGILSRAEELGIDIGHLKEPIHLHFMGGSTPKDGPSAGSAIALALSSLLAGKKIRRDVAVTGEIDTQGRITAVGGLDVKLETACDAGCKTVIIPRENLHGAGGLEQLPDPLKEELHILSYQEWQTAHQPFDYARHVLQVVGVDHIVQAADIALIDDKQIEALQADFIAQAETYAGHLPAPPSAGACSAVIIQFKSMAELNT